The DNA segment ACGCGCCGGGACACGACCGAGGCGCCGGCCTCTCGGAACAGGTCCTGCCAGAACTGGTCGGTCTCCAGCCGCTGTTCGGTGAGGACATGCAGGAGGTAGTACGGGTTGTAGTAGGCCAGACCGAGGCCGTGCTGCATGACCTGCGGGTCGGCGGGGCGGTGGTCCACCTCGACGACGGCGAGGTGGCCGGAGTGGCGCAGGGCCGCGCGGACCAGCTCCACCACCGCGCTGCGGCCTTCCTGTTCCAGGATCTCCTGGAGCAGGAACGCGGCGAGGCAGAGCCCCGAGGAGTCCGGCTCCGCGTCGGAAGCGACCGTGTTCCGGACGTAGTCGGTGGCGCCGGAGCGGACGAAGTCCAGGCCCGCGGCCGAGGACTCCTCGGGAGCGTATGGGTCGACTCCGATGCCCGTGACCGTGCCGGAGTCGCCGACCAGGTCCGCGAGGAAGGTCCCGTCACCGCAGCCGAGGTCCACGATGGAGTCCGGCGTGGCCGGCAGATCGGACATCAGCTCGCGGACGAGCGGCAGTGCGTCGTAGGCACTGATCCCACAGCTTCCGATGCCCACGAGCCTGCCGTCGCGGCTCGCGTAC comes from the Streptomyces sp. NBC_00443 genome and includes:
- a CDS encoding 2-ketoarginine methyltransferase, with the translated sequence MDEGFELRLIEALQPVRGFALAQGIYHLFSSGLYERIADGPQSVQEVAAALELDAARTSGFLRYLANENYVTLRGDTVALTEKGRGLGPYRPWYELLVGGYAETFQQVTHVLRGKGYASRDGRLVGIGSCGISAYDALPLVRELMSDLPATPDSIVDLGCGDGTFLADLVGDSGTVTGIGVDPYAPEESSAAGLDFVRSGATDYVRNTVASDAEPDSSGLCLAAFLLQEILEQEGRSAVVELVRAALRHSGHLAVVEVDHRPADPQVMQHGLGLAYYNPYYLLHVLTEQRLETDQFWQDLFREAGASVVSRRVVDPRVDSTGLEVGYLLSRQGGAAQ